In Paenibacillus ihbetae, the following are encoded in one genomic region:
- a CDS encoding GntR family transcriptional regulator, with product MPIPKSYSTPVRMSAKERALSQIQRWIIDGTLQPGEKLVDAELAEALGVSRTPVREALQLLEVQGLVEMHPGRDTRVKTIEKEDIQKLYATLAALHSLAAETAAEHFTAEQIEQLKGLNAEFAAAIENGQPYQAMELDEQFHNLIVDASDNSYVASFSASLQIHIRRFKYVFLAQPVSATSASVEEHARIIQALENKDGALASSVMKQNLIRPMKELYAFIQNAQEGEDQK from the coding sequence ATGCCAATTCCAAAAAGTTATTCCACACCTGTCCGGATGTCTGCCAAGGAACGGGCTTTAAGCCAAATTCAGCGATGGATTATCGACGGTACCCTGCAGCCCGGCGAAAAGCTGGTGGATGCCGAACTGGCGGAAGCCCTTGGCGTATCCCGTACTCCTGTTAGGGAAGCGCTGCAGCTCTTAGAGGTTCAAGGCCTGGTTGAGATGCATCCGGGGAGGGACACGCGGGTCAAGACCATCGAGAAGGAGGATATTCAAAAATTGTACGCCACCTTGGCTGCCCTGCATTCCCTGGCGGCTGAAACTGCCGCAGAACATTTCACGGCGGAGCAGATTGAACAGCTGAAAGGGCTCAATGCCGAGTTCGCAGCAGCCATTGAGAACGGACAGCCGTATCAGGCCATGGAGCTGGATGAACAGTTTCATAACCTGATTGTGGATGCCTCGGATAACTCCTATGTGGCCTCCTTCAGCGCCTCCCTTCAAATCCACATCCGGAGGTTCAAATATGTTTTCCTGGCCCAGCCGGTATCCGCAACGTCCGCCTCGGTCGAGGAGCATGCCCGCATAATTCAGGCGCTTGAGAACAAGGATGGAGCGCTGGCCTCTTCGGTGATGAAGCAGAATCTGATTCGACCGATGAAGGAACTGTACGCATTCATCCAAAACGCACAGGAAGGTGAGGATCAGAAATGA
- a CDS encoding RNA polymerase sigma factor, producing MQLQLSAELSISDIRELMESYGEDIWNYAYVITKNTHTADDVAQDVFIKAYQHAASFRGEASMKTWLLKITRNTALSYLKRAFFRRVVLLGERSPGDGLEGMTGKPSSPSAEAEYLERHSKRYTPNIAY from the coding sequence ATGCAGCTGCAGCTTTCTGCAGAGCTGAGCATATCGGACATACGGGAGCTTATGGAATCCTACGGAGAAGACATATGGAATTATGCTTACGTCATTACCAAAAACACACATACGGCGGATGACGTTGCACAGGATGTTTTTATTAAAGCCTATCAACATGCTGCCTCCTTTCGAGGGGAAGCTTCAATGAAAACCTGGCTGCTCAAAATCACGCGAAACACCGCGCTGTCCTATTTGAAACGAGCGTTCTTTCGCAGAGTGGTCCTCCTTGGAGAGCGATCGCCGGGAGACGGGCTGGAAGGGATGACGGGGAAACCATCATCGCCATCTGCTGAGGCGGAGTACTTGGAGCGCCATTCAAAACGATACACACCGAATATCGCGTATTGA
- a CDS encoding bis-aminopropyl spermidine synthase family protein, giving the protein MNPYVAQASKHIRLQEGPMVIERILIECYLNPGVSTKGLARAALIPTPVAAAVKKELIRTGALVQDRGARCTPEGRQSIEREWGYAGLQRDCHRSMLLGREDTDEWRDILSVLQQIFPSRPQVNVQIDQSSCTPETSLRRAVLALQHHTLIGKQILCIGDDDLVSISIGLLLHKLFPSADHAATSVHVVDIDERFIGFIRGIATELKLPIVCYHHDVRDPLPPELRGRFDCFYTDPPYTLPGMNLFLSRGIHGLKQVQGLPIFLSFAHKSPEVMLAMQREFVRKGLTISANYPSFNVYEGAELIANRSQMFVLRTTDFRSAEIAGRYPDAIYTGEIKRTVRIYSCTQCKQQVTVGVNQQVATIEKLKNAGCPRCNNDDFELIARKSC; this is encoded by the coding sequence ATGAATCCATACGTAGCACAGGCAAGTAAGCACATCCGACTGCAGGAAGGTCCGATGGTTATAGAACGAATTCTGATCGAATGCTATTTGAATCCGGGGGTATCAACGAAAGGGCTGGCGCGCGCAGCCCTGATACCGACGCCGGTTGCCGCAGCCGTCAAGAAGGAGCTCATTCGGACAGGGGCGCTTGTACAGGACCGCGGCGCCCGATGCACGCCAGAAGGCCGGCAATCGATTGAACGCGAATGGGGATATGCGGGGCTGCAGCGCGACTGCCATCGGTCGATGCTACTCGGACGGGAGGATACAGATGAGTGGAGGGACATCTTGTCGGTGTTACAGCAAATCTTCCCTTCGCGGCCGCAAGTCAACGTACAGATCGACCAATCTTCCTGCACGCCCGAGACCAGCTTGCGCAGGGCTGTGCTTGCCTTACAGCATCACACCTTAATCGGAAAACAAATCCTGTGCATAGGGGATGATGATTTGGTGAGCATATCGATCGGACTGCTGCTGCACAAGCTGTTCCCATCCGCCGATCATGCGGCAACTAGCGTGCACGTCGTTGATATTGACGAACGTTTTATCGGCTTTATCCGGGGGATCGCCACTGAACTAAAGCTGCCCATTGTCTGCTATCATCACGATGTCAGGGATCCGCTTCCCCCGGAGCTACGTGGTCGTTTTGACTGCTTTTACACCGATCCGCCCTATACGCTGCCAGGAATGAACTTGTTCCTTTCGCGGGGAATCCATGGTCTGAAGCAGGTCCAAGGTCTGCCGATCTTTCTCTCGTTCGCTCACAAATCGCCGGAGGTCATGCTGGCTATGCAGCGCGAGTTCGTTCGAAAGGGCTTAACCATCAGCGCCAATTATCCTAGCTTCAATGTTTACGAGGGAGCGGAGCTGATCGCGAATCGGAGTCAAATGTTCGTGCTCCGCACGACCGATTTTAGATCAGCAGAAATTGCTGGCCGGTATCCGGATGCCATCTATACAGGTGAAATTAAGCGGACCGTACGCATATACAGCTGCACACAATGCAAGCAGCAGGTTACGGTTGGAGTGAATCAGCAGGTCGCAACGATTGAGAAGCTGAAGAATGCGGGCTGCCCCCGTTGCAATAACGACGACTTCGAATTGATCGCGAGAAAATCTTGTTAA
- the ilvD gene encoding dihydroxy-acid dehydratase, with translation MTHANKRDLRIRSKVISEGVNRVPNRAMLRAVGFNDEDFKKPMIGVASTWSEVTPCNIHIDALAKEAKKGVQTGGGAPLIFNTITVSDGISMGHEGMLFSLPSREIIADSIETVVNAERFDGLVAIGGCDKNTPACLMAIGRMNLPAVYVYGGTIQPGSLNGRDVNIVTAFEAVGQYHDGKMTPEELHQIECHVCPGAGACGGMYTANTMAAAAEALGMSLPGSSSTAAIASHKADECVKAGETVVKLLEMGIYPRDIMTKKAFENAITVVMALGGSTNAFLHLLAIAHSVEVDLTIDDFERIRKKVPHLADLKPSGQYMMQDLSNVGGVPAVMKLLLEHGLLHGDCLTVTGRTLAENLAEVQPLTGGQDVIRPFDRPLKPTGPLVLLKGNLAPEGAVAKMSGLAKLTFTGPARVFDSEEEATEAILNDRIHKGDVVVIRYCGPKGGPGMPEMLSVTAMIVGKGLGGEVALLTDGRFSGGSHGFVVGHVAPEAQVGGPIALLREGDIITIDSETQEINMQVTSEELEARAKQWTPLPLKHSSGVLRKYAKLVSSASRGAVTD, from the coding sequence ATGACGCATGCCAATAAGAGAGATTTGCGCATTCGCAGCAAGGTCATCAGTGAAGGCGTGAACCGGGTCCCGAACCGGGCCATGCTTCGGGCAGTAGGGTTCAACGATGAGGATTTCAAGAAACCGATGATCGGGGTGGCAAGCACGTGGAGCGAGGTCACGCCGTGCAATATCCATATCGACGCACTGGCCAAGGAAGCCAAGAAAGGCGTCCAGACCGGCGGCGGAGCTCCCCTAATTTTCAATACCATTACCGTGTCTGACGGCATTTCGATGGGACATGAAGGGATGCTCTTCTCCCTGCCAAGCCGGGAAATCATTGCCGATTCCATCGAAACCGTGGTCAACGCCGAACGTTTCGACGGTCTCGTTGCGATCGGCGGCTGTGACAAGAACACGCCGGCTTGTCTCATGGCCATCGGACGCATGAATCTCCCCGCAGTCTACGTCTATGGAGGCACCATTCAGCCCGGATCGCTCAATGGACGCGACGTCAATATCGTGACCGCCTTTGAAGCGGTCGGACAATATCATGACGGGAAAATGACCCCGGAGGAGCTCCATCAGATCGAGTGCCACGTATGTCCGGGTGCCGGCGCCTGCGGCGGCATGTATACTGCTAATACCATGGCCGCAGCGGCCGAGGCACTCGGTATGAGTCTGCCCGGTTCATCCTCCACGGCAGCCATAGCAAGCCATAAAGCCGATGAATGCGTCAAGGCTGGAGAAACGGTCGTTAAGCTGCTGGAAATGGGGATCTATCCCCGGGACATTATGACGAAAAAAGCATTCGAAAATGCGATTACGGTTGTTATGGCCTTGGGAGGCTCAACCAATGCATTCTTGCATTTATTGGCTATCGCCCATTCGGTTGAGGTCGACCTGACCATCGACGACTTTGAGCGTATACGCAAAAAAGTTCCGCATCTTGCGGACCTTAAGCCGAGCGGTCAATATATGATGCAGGATTTGAGCAATGTCGGAGGCGTTCCTGCCGTGATGAAATTGCTGCTGGAGCATGGTCTTCTGCATGGGGATTGCTTGACCGTCACGGGGCGAACACTCGCCGAAAACTTGGCAGAGGTTCAGCCGCTTACGGGCGGCCAGGATGTGATCCGTCCGTTTGACCGGCCGCTGAAGCCAACCGGACCGCTCGTACTGCTGAAAGGCAATTTGGCGCCGGAAGGCGCCGTGGCCAAAATGTCCGGACTCGCCAAGCTTACATTCACCGGTCCTGCACGCGTGTTTGACAGTGAAGAAGAAGCTACGGAAGCCATTCTGAACGACCGCATACACAAAGGGGATGTGGTGGTTATCCGCTACTGCGGTCCAAAAGGCGGGCCGGGAATGCCTGAAATGCTGTCTGTCACGGCCATGATAGTCGGCAAAGGACTTGGCGGCGAGGTGGCCCTCTTAACAGACGGTCGATTCTCCGGGGGATCGCATGGTTTTGTGGTCGGACATGTCGCGCCGGAAGCACAGGTTGGCGGACCAATCGCCCTCCTGCGCGAGGGGGACATCATCACCATCGACAGCGAAACACAGGAAATCAATATGCAGGTAACGTCTGAGGAGCTTGAAGCAAGAGCCAAGCAATGGACGCCGTTGCCATTAAAGCATTCCAGCGGAGTCCTCCGCAAATATGCCAAGCTGGTATCCTCCGCATCCAGAGGAGCCGTAACGGACTAA
- a CDS encoding FtsX-like permease family protein, which translates to MRAILTLCLGNLVKRKLQNTLISLLIALSALLVSSAFTVLLNTENVFEDRHSAAQGAHEIINMTRGLHDEQKVTEWWSSQEGVTASRLLPYKPWTGLVFKEEELPNLYLYMINTPAMPHGVNNPLPGAGPQQLSLPEPGEIWVPTSLAYKYNMQVGDELVFTSGSAPVQFKIGAIVIDISHGGPFSTTARIWMNEADYQSTMGPLDTPEQYMLSLRFEHPEQSEAYWKRFEESLGSPFLEERVTFAELSAFYFIMNKVIGFVMSFLGLVMILVALLTIGFTITDTILANYRTIGILKSIGMTSRRIIGTYLLQYGLMAIVALVPALMASRFLSDAIIQNSLSFLKSETAPVPVQAADVAIWTGCGLLLIILLCVLIYAAKTRHIEPIQAIRFGMSESAHSRTHRPGTRSRLLDRWSVPAVIAWKQVSGNKKSAGLILFLMSITVAVLVFGAVLINSVYRISDTSAQWGYDDADIAMMVINAEGMDRMEMQSTIESDPRVLSLNWSGSAIGVIAEPEGNSERQQSFSLPLTVVEGSMDEMGFASLSGRNPVLPNEISIGINIARKLKKDIGDILTIYIEGKPQQLLITGTFQSISNMSNTARVTSDLVEQLNPDAGFIQLKNPSDRDALVQQLNDRYGPSIQALKQEVLLDSVFKEAAAVLLVPMSLLALLFMAVTCLIVYTTCRLHIRKETKTYGIYASLGLTAADIRRALTSSIAGLAALGSMVGIVCGAYALPAVLRSLLSNYGIVKLPLIMAWPVAGGLALIALAIAVSGCWLASRILRRASLRVLVLDA; encoded by the coding sequence ATGCGAGCTATATTGACGCTTTGCCTGGGGAATCTGGTAAAAAGAAAACTGCAAAATACGCTGATCTCGTTGCTTATTGCGCTATCCGCTTTGTTAGTCAGCTCCGCATTTACCGTTTTGCTAAATACGGAGAACGTCTTCGAAGACCGCCATTCGGCAGCGCAGGGTGCCCATGAAATCATAAACATGACCCGCGGGCTGCATGACGAACAGAAGGTAACCGAGTGGTGGTCCAGCCAGGAAGGCGTAACCGCATCCCGTTTACTGCCTTACAAGCCCTGGACGGGACTGGTCTTTAAGGAAGAGGAACTGCCCAATCTTTATCTTTATATGATCAATACGCCAGCGATGCCGCATGGGGTTAATAATCCTCTTCCCGGTGCAGGACCTCAGCAACTGAGTCTGCCGGAACCCGGGGAGATTTGGGTGCCGACTTCGCTTGCTTATAAATACAACATGCAGGTTGGCGATGAATTGGTGTTCACCTCAGGCTCTGCACCTGTGCAATTCAAGATCGGCGCGATTGTCATCGACATATCCCACGGCGGTCCTTTCTCCACCACTGCCCGCATCTGGATGAATGAAGCCGATTACCAGTCTACGATGGGCCCCTTGGACACGCCGGAACAGTATATGTTGTCGCTTCGCTTTGAACATCCCGAACAAAGCGAAGCATACTGGAAGCGATTCGAGGAGTCGCTTGGATCGCCGTTCTTGGAAGAACGCGTGACGTTTGCCGAACTGTCGGCATTCTACTTTATCATGAACAAGGTGATCGGCTTTGTGATGAGTTTTCTCGGTCTGGTCATGATTCTCGTCGCTTTGCTTACGATCGGCTTTACGATCACGGACACAATCCTTGCCAATTACCGCACCATCGGCATTCTCAAATCGATCGGGATGACTTCCCGTCGCATCATCGGCACTTACTTGCTGCAATACGGACTCATGGCGATTGTTGCCCTGGTCCCGGCACTCATGGCAAGCCGCTTCCTTTCAGATGCCATCATCCAGAATTCCCTGTCATTCCTTAAATCCGAAACAGCCCCAGTACCGGTTCAAGCAGCAGACGTGGCGATCTGGACTGGCTGCGGCCTGCTGCTCATCATCCTTCTATGTGTCCTGATATATGCGGCCAAAACACGTCATATCGAGCCGATCCAAGCGATCCGATTCGGCATGTCGGAGTCTGCGCATAGTCGTACGCATCGTCCAGGCACCCGCAGCAGATTACTGGATCGCTGGTCCGTGCCCGCGGTTATCGCCTGGAAGCAGGTGAGCGGCAACAAAAAAAGCGCAGGGCTGATCCTCTTCTTAATGAGCATCACCGTCGCTGTGCTCGTATTTGGCGCCGTACTCATAAACAGTGTCTATCGCATTAGTGATACATCGGCCCAGTGGGGTTATGACGATGCCGATATCGCCATGATGGTGATTAACGCCGAAGGTATGGATCGGATGGAAATGCAATCCACCATTGAAAGCGACCCTCGGGTCCTCAGTCTGAACTGGTCCGGGTCCGCTATCGGCGTCATCGCCGAGCCTGAAGGGAACAGCGAGCGCCAACAATCATTCAGCCTTCCCTTAACCGTTGTTGAAGGCAGCATGGACGAGATGGGATTCGCCTCCCTTTCGGGACGCAATCCCGTTCTGCCGAACGAAATCTCGATCGGAATCAATATTGCCCGTAAATTGAAAAAAGATATTGGCGATATACTCACGATTTATATTGAAGGAAAACCGCAGCAATTGCTGATCACCGGCACATTTCAATCCATCTCGAACATGTCGAACACGGCTCGGGTCACCTCGGACCTTGTTGAACAGCTAAATCCGGATGCCGGGTTTATACAGCTGAAGAACCCATCCGACCGCGATGCGCTAGTGCAGCAGCTGAACGACCGCTATGGCCCTTCCATCCAAGCGTTAAAGCAGGAAGTGCTGCTCGATTCCGTGTTCAAAGAAGCCGCAGCCGTTTTACTTGTCCCAATGAGCCTGCTAGCCCTTCTGTTCATGGCCGTCACCTGTCTGATCGTTTATACGACTTGCCGTTTGCACATCCGCAAGGAGACAAAAACATACGGCATCTATGCCTCGCTTGGCCTGACCGCAGCCGACATCCGTCGCGCCCTGACAAGCAGCATCGCCGGACTTGCAGCCCTCGGCTCAATGGTTGGCATTGTCTGCGGCGCTTACGCATTGCCAGCCGTGCTGCGCAGCCTGCTCTCCAACTACGGAATTGTCAAACTGCCGTTAATCATGGCGTGGCCGGTGGCCGGTGGCTTGGCTCTAATCGCCCTTGCTATTGCCGTCAGTGGCTGCTGGCTCGCTTCGCGTATTCTTCGGCGCGCTTCCCTTCGGGTGCTGGTCCTGGATGCTTAA
- a CDS encoding ABC transporter ATP-binding protein — MSSSKTVMLQANHVCKTYTTGKEQFHAIRNVDLSIYQGDFTVIMGDSGSGKSTLLYLLSGLDEVTSGEVRIQGQRLDQFTTKELARFRANRIGFIYQNSNLVPDLSLFDNIALPGYIANQDKHLVQQRARDLLLDLSLDKQGSRLPSQVSGGQQQRAAIARALINNPDVIFADEPTGSLNYEQGVTVLDILSRMHANGQSIVMVTHDMKAACRGNRLIYIRDGKIGGSLDMGPYSPEQAAEREAMIFAYVTGRR, encoded by the coding sequence ATGTCATCAAGCAAAACCGTCATGCTGCAAGCTAATCATGTATGCAAAACCTACACCACCGGCAAGGAACAATTCCATGCCATTCGCAATGTCGATCTGTCCATATATCAAGGAGACTTCACCGTCATCATGGGCGATTCTGGATCGGGGAAGTCCACCTTGCTGTACCTGCTCAGCGGACTTGATGAAGTGACCTCGGGGGAAGTCCGTATTCAGGGCCAACGCCTGGATCAATTTACAACTAAGGAGCTTGCACGCTTTCGCGCGAACCGGATCGGCTTTATCTATCAAAACAGCAACCTTGTACCGGATTTGTCGCTTTTCGATAACATTGCTCTCCCCGGCTACATCGCTAATCAAGACAAACACCTTGTGCAGCAAAGAGCACGTGATTTATTGCTTGACTTGTCCCTTGATAAACAGGGCAGCCGCTTGCCTTCTCAAGTATCCGGAGGGCAGCAGCAGCGGGCGGCGATTGCGAGGGCGCTCATCAATAACCCGGACGTCATCTTCGCCGATGAACCCACCGGCAGTCTGAACTACGAGCAAGGCGTTACCGTGCTTGATATCCTGAGCCGGATGCATGCAAACGGTCAATCGATCGTGATGGTTACCCATGACATGAAGGCAGCGTGCCGCGGCAACCGCCTGATCTACATTCGCGATGGCAAAATCGGCGGATCCCTGGATATGGGACCTTATTCACCTGAGCAAGCCGCCGAACGGGAAGCGATGATCTTTGCCTACGTCACCGGGAGGAGGTAG
- a CDS encoding MFS transporter, protein MRKTLGIYWLAFGVFVMATAEIVVSGILAMISEDLKVSVGMAGQLVTVYALVIAIGSPVLMAITARVERKWLLVLSFLAFIIGNGIGYFSPDFSILLIARIVQAASASVFTVAALTVGSGLAAPGRQGTAIGTILMGAGTALAVGVPLGTLIGGHWGWRFVFVFIIILALISVIGIAFTVPKSEHQESLSLKQQLGVLRNRRIVSGLLITLFWVTGYQMMFTYITPFLQGTANLDATRISAALFVSGIFAIAGSRIGGYGSDRWGIFPMLMVSLLVHAAALFVFPWAATTFIGALMILAIWIGFATMTTPVQQFYLISLSPESSGLALGMNNSVFQLGMAVGAAAGGWIVHQTSVMDLGYYGAMSIVFGVVSVLYSFALKKQPEITRG, encoded by the coding sequence ATGAGAAAGACTCTAGGCATTTATTGGCTGGCATTTGGCGTCTTTGTCATGGCAACAGCCGAGATCGTGGTTTCCGGCATCTTAGCGATGATATCCGAGGATTTGAAGGTCTCCGTTGGGATGGCCGGTCAGTTGGTTACGGTTTATGCATTAGTTATCGCAATCGGCTCTCCGGTCCTGATGGCAATCACGGCAAGGGTTGAAAGAAAATGGCTCCTTGTTCTATCGTTCCTAGCATTCATCATTGGCAATGGCATCGGCTACTTCAGTCCTGATTTTTCGATCCTTCTGATCGCTCGCATTGTCCAGGCGGCAAGTGCTAGCGTGTTTACGGTCGCAGCCCTGACGGTGGGATCCGGCCTTGCGGCACCCGGGCGGCAGGGAACAGCCATCGGCACTATACTTATGGGAGCAGGGACGGCATTAGCTGTCGGCGTTCCTCTAGGAACATTGATCGGAGGACATTGGGGATGGCGTTTTGTCTTTGTATTCATTATCATACTGGCTCTGATCTCCGTCATTGGCATCGCATTTACCGTGCCGAAATCAGAGCATCAGGAGTCTCTATCCTTGAAACAGCAGCTCGGGGTATTGAGAAATCGACGCATTGTAAGCGGGCTGCTCATTACTTTGTTCTGGGTCACCGGATATCAAATGATGTTCACCTATATCACACCCTTTCTGCAGGGAACCGCAAATCTTGATGCGACCCGGATTAGCGCCGCGTTATTTGTAAGCGGGATTTTCGCTATAGCAGGCTCACGAATTGGAGGCTATGGTTCCGATCGCTGGGGGATATTCCCGATGTTGATGGTGAGTTTGTTGGTTCACGCAGCGGCGCTGTTCGTCTTTCCATGGGCAGCGACAACATTTATCGGGGCTTTAATGATTTTGGCGATCTGGATCGGTTTTGCCACGATGACGACGCCTGTACAGCAGTTCTATTTGATTTCGCTTTCGCCTGAATCCTCCGGACTGGCGCTAGGGATGAATAACTCCGTTTTCCAACTCGGAATGGCTGTCGGTGCCGCTGCTGGTGGGTGGATCGTCCATCAAACCTCAGTCATGGATTTAGGATACTACGGTGCGATGAGTATCGTATTCGGCGTCGTTTCGGTCTTATACTCTTTTGCTTTAAAGAAACAACCCGAAATTACACGCGGCTGA
- a CDS encoding MDR family MFS transporter has product MNKIIASLVAVVIGTFMVLLDSTVVNVAIPTLVNYFDSSLHLIQWSITAYTLSLSAVIPLAGWMSDKFGPKRVFLISIGLFTLGSVLCALAQTPQQLVLYRILQGLGGGMVSPIGMAMVYRIAPPEKRGSIIGMLGIPLLLAPALGPVISGWMVEYVSWQWIFLINLPIGLLGLVIGKKYLPSFPKQKAPSLDKTGLILGPLAFALITFGVGEGGVSWSSVRTLTGLIIGGAVLLVFIFSCLRKAEPLLELRVFQSSDFRRGIITSWFMQAAMYGTVLLFPLLLQQVKGYSPFSTGLILLPQAIGSMIFMPLAGRIFDKAGARPPLIAGMALMTSGLFAMTFLRTDTPLLFILVVLFMQGSGMGLSMMSLNTYVLNATPRHLVSRVTPLTSASQQVIASFAISGFTGFLASRMTVSGSDGNGIATNLTPFCDTFFAAACIASAGLVLSFLIRKPQPAAA; this is encoded by the coding sequence ATGAATAAAATCATCGCCTCGCTGGTCGCCGTCGTTATCGGAACCTTCATGGTTCTTCTGGACAGCACGGTCGTTAACGTCGCCATCCCTACATTGGTGAACTATTTCGACAGCTCGCTTCATCTCATTCAATGGTCGATAACAGCCTACACCTTATCCTTGTCGGCAGTCATTCCTTTAGCCGGCTGGATGTCGGATAAATTCGGTCCCAAACGTGTTTTTCTGATCTCGATCGGTTTGTTTACCCTCGGATCGGTCTTATGCGCCTTGGCTCAAACGCCCCAGCAGCTGGTTCTCTATCGAATCCTGCAGGGCCTGGGCGGGGGAATGGTCTCCCCGATCGGAATGGCCATGGTCTACCGTATTGCTCCGCCGGAAAAAAGAGGCTCCATCATCGGAATGCTTGGCATTCCGCTTCTGCTGGCTCCCGCTCTCGGTCCGGTGATTTCCGGATGGATGGTGGAATACGTAAGCTGGCAATGGATCTTTCTGATCAATCTGCCGATTGGACTTTTGGGCCTGGTGATCGGGAAGAAATATTTGCCCTCCTTTCCTAAGCAGAAGGCGCCATCGCTGGATAAGACGGGGTTAATCCTGGGTCCGTTGGCTTTTGCATTGATCACGTTCGGTGTTGGCGAAGGCGGGGTGAGCTGGAGCTCTGTCCGTACGTTAACCGGTCTCATCATCGGTGGCGCAGTTCTTCTGGTGTTTATCTTTTCTTGCTTGAGAAAAGCCGAACCGTTGCTGGAGCTGAGAGTCTTTCAATCATCCGATTTCAGACGCGGGATCATCACATCCTGGTTCATGCAGGCAGCGATGTACGGAACGGTGCTGCTCTTTCCTCTTCTGCTTCAGCAAGTTAAAGGATACTCGCCGTTCTCGACCGGTCTTATCCTGCTGCCGCAGGCGATCGGCTCCATGATTTTTATGCCGTTAGCGGGCAGGATCTTCGATAAAGCCGGTGCCCGTCCGCCTCTCATCGCAGGCATGGCCTTGATGACGAGCGGATTGTTTGCGATGACCTTTCTCCGAACGGACACACCGCTGCTCTTTATTCTAGTCGTTTTATTCATGCAGGGCTCGGGGATGGGATTGTCCATGATGTCGTTAAATACCTATGTATTGAATGCTACACCTCGCCATCTGGTCAGCAGGGTCACTCCACTCACCAGCGCATCGCAGCAGGTCATCGCCTCGTTTGCTATATCGGGCTTTACCGGCTTTCTAGCCTCCCGAATGACTGTCTCCGGGTCGGACGGGAATGGGATAGCGACGAACCTGACTCCGTTTTGCGACACCTTCTTCGCTGCAGCATGTATAGCAAGTGCAGGACTTGTGCTCAGCTTCCTGATCCGGAAGCCGCAGCCTGCTGCCGCGTAA
- a CDS encoding TetR/AcrR family transcriptional regulator has protein sequence MIKEKILQSAVRLFAEKGYQATSIQDIADDCSIAKGSLYKHFSSKEELYVSILERRQQVMVDEVDRIRKKQLSTRDTFLAEIAYQFDFYVEHGYYISRDHNELAPLGSEIIEDVLSRIRRSMFLYYQDILRRQYGSAIEPWKWDATAVFNGLIREYTFHLLFGYKPMDKQALALFIAERMDDLVHGLKRRSAPALLTDELMTEYSGLELQPLLASRGSRRDALIEMIASLIPDIAVPNQRKQELTEVAAMLRDEAVKEQPRLFLLRALMRDLESESELAFYVNQLRQLI, from the coding sequence ATGATTAAGGAGAAAATTCTTCAATCGGCGGTTCGGCTTTTTGCGGAAAAGGGCTACCAGGCGACATCCATCCAGGATATCGCTGATGACTGCAGCATTGCCAAGGGCTCGCTGTACAAGCATTTTTCCTCGAAAGAAGAATTGTACGTCAGCATTTTGGAGCGGCGGCAGCAGGTTATGGTCGACGAGGTGGACCGAATCAGAAAAAAGCAATTGTCCACGAGAGATACCTTTTTGGCGGAAATCGCCTATCAGTTTGATTTTTACGTAGAGCATGGTTATTACATATCCCGGGACCACAATGAGCTTGCCCCGCTCGGCAGTGAAATCATCGAAGATGTCCTAAGCCGTATCCGTAGAAGCATGTTCCTGTATTATCAGGATATTCTTCGCCGCCAATACGGATCGGCGATTGAGCCTTGGAAGTGGGATGCCACCGCCGTATTCAACGGATTGATCCGTGAATATACCTTCCATCTGTTATTCGGATACAAGCCGATGGACAAGCAGGCGCTCGCTCTGTTCATTGCAGAACGAATGGACGATCTGGTGCATGGGCTGAAGCGGCGATCTGCCCCTGCCCTGCTCACGGATGAGCTCATGACCGAGTATTCGGGCTTGGAACTCCAGCCGTTGCTTGCATCGCGCGGATCGAGGAGAGATGCGCTGATTGAAATGATCGCCTCATTGATTCCGGATATCGCCGTGCCTAACCAGAGAAAACAAGAACTGACGGAGGTCGCAGCCATGCTGCGTGATGAAGCCGTGAAAGAGCAGCCGCGGTTGTTCCTGCTCCGGGCGCTTATGCGTGATCTCGAGTCCGAGAGCGAGCTCGCCTTTTACGTAAATCAGCTTCGTCAGCTGATCTAG